Genomic DNA from Niallia circulans:
GCCTCCTTAAAAAGGAAAGCATCTCTATAGTAAAAACCTTTATCATAACTTTTTTAACTGTAAAACGGTTCTTTTTCAGTAGTAATGAGGGACTGAGTTGTTGATGTATGGACTTCTTCTAATAATGCTGGGTTTTCCATTAAAGAAAGACCATATGAAGGAATCATCTCTTTAATTTTCGGCCTCCACTCTTCGATATGCTGTGGGAAGCATTTGTCGAGTACCTCAAGCATGACCTGAACTGCTGTGGAAGCGCCTGGTGAAGCGCCAAGCAGTGCTGCAATGGAGCCGTCACCTGCTGTTATTACCTCTGTGCCGAACTGTAGCGTTCCCTTCCCAGCATCCGTGTCTTTAATTACTTGCACTCTTTGGCCAGCAACTACTAAATCCCAATCCTCCATCTTTGCATTCGGAATAAACTCACGCAGTTCTTCCATGCGCTGTTCCTTTGACAACATCACCTGCTGAATCAAATACTTAGTTAATCCCATATTTTTTGCACCCGCTGACAGCATGGTGAAAATATTATCTGGTTTTACAGACGTGATTAAATCAAACATAGAGCCAGTTTTCAAAAATTTCGGCGAAAAGCCAGCGAATGGTCCAAACAGCAGCGATTTTTTATTATCAATAAAGCGTGTATCCAAATGGGGCACGGACATTGGCGGTGCACCGACTTTAGCCTTTCCATATACTTTTGCGTGGTGCTGATTGACAATATCAGGATTCTTACACACCATGAAAATACCGCTAACTGGGAAGCCGCCAATATGCTTGCCTTCTGGAATACCTGATTTTTGCAGCAAATGCAAGCTTCCGCCTCCGCCTCCAATAAACACAAATTTTGCAGTATGGCGTTCAATCGTGTTTTTTTGCAGATTACGTACGGTCAGTTCCCATAAACCGTCCTTAGTCCGTTTTAAATCATGAACACTATGCTTATATTTAATTGTCACACCATTATCATCAAGATGGTTAAACAGCATGCGTGTTAATGCACCGAAGTTAACGTCTGTTCCTGAATCAATTTTCGTGGCTGCAATCGGTTCATTTCCATTGCGGCCATCCATGATAAGGGGAATCCAGTCCTGCAGTTTTTCTGGATTATCGGAAAATTCCATTCCTGCAAATAAGGGATTGTTTGACAGCGCTTTAAATCTTTTCCTTAAAAAACTAACATTTTCTTCGCCTTCAACTAAACTCATATGAGGTAATGGCATAATAAAATCCTTCGGGTTATGTATGCGCTTACTGTTAACGAGATAAGACCAAAACTGCATGGAAACTTGGAATTGTTCGTTAATATTAATTGCTTTGCTGATATCAATCGATCCGTCTGGTCTTTCAACAGTATAATTCAGCTCACATA
This window encodes:
- a CDS encoding malate:quinone oxidoreductase, coding for MSKRETNTDVFLIGTGIMSATLGTLLKELVPDWKITVFEKLANTGEESSNEWNNAGTGHAALCELNYTVERPDGSIDISKAININEQFQVSMQFWSYLVNSKRIHNPKDFIMPLPHMSLVEGEENVSFLRKRFKALSNNPLFAGMEFSDNPEKLQDWIPLIMDGRNGNEPIAATKIDSGTDVNFGALTRMLFNHLDDNGVTIKYKHSVHDLKRTKDGLWELTVRNLQKNTIERHTAKFVFIGGGGGSLHLLQKSGIPEGKHIGGFPVSGIFMVCKNPDIVNQHHAKVYGKAKVGAPPMSVPHLDTRFIDNKKSLLFGPFAGFSPKFLKTGSMFDLITSVKPDNIFTMLSAGAKNMGLTKYLIQQVMLSKEQRMEELREFIPNAKMEDWDLVVAGQRVQVIKDTDAGKGTLQFGTEVITAGDGSIAALLGASPGASTAVQVMLEVLDKCFPQHIEEWRPKIKEMIPSYGLSLMENPALLEEVHTSTTQSLITTEKEPFYS